The Deinococcus seoulensis DNA segment TTTGGGGGCGTGTCGATGATGACGAGGTGTCCCTCGGCGAGTGGGGCCTTGACCTGCCGGGCGAGACGGTCGGGCTCCCCTGCCACCACCGTGAACGGGAGTTCAGCGTGAGCGGCCCAACGGTGGGCGCTGTGCTCGCTGTCGGCGTCGACGATGGTGACCTGGTGTCCACCCGCGGCCGCGACGGCGGCAAGGTACACCGTGGTGGTTGTCTTGCCGACACCACCTTTCAGGGAAAGCACTGCAATGGTCTTCACGAAGGCAGCATAGATCCCTAGGTGCCTAGCTGTCTATTGATCTACCTAGGTACCTAGGTTTCTAGGTAGATGCTAGACTAGAATTCTAGGAGGGTGCATGGCGAAGCAGTACGCGCGGACAACGGATAAGGCCACCGGCCGCCCCATCCGGCTGCACCGGATGGTGGCCCAGGAATGCCTCGGTCGTCCACTGCTTCCAGGGGAGGTGGTTCATCACCGGGATGGCAACTCCTTGAACAACGCCCCGGAAAATCTTCTGGTACTTCCCAGCCAGCGGTACCACGCACACCTGGAATGCTGCCTGCGGCGTGAGCGGCGCGGCCAGCCGATGCTCTTCCCAGAACTCCTTGAGGGTGCGACCACGCTGTACTCCGGCAGTCTCTTTGAGAATATCTATCTAGGTAGATAGTTTGATATAGGGGTCACGCTAGAGTTGGAACGAAAATTCCCGCTAAGCGTGCAAGCATGTCAAGTTGACGTTC contains these protein-coding regions:
- a CDS encoding HNH endonuclease signature motif containing protein yields the protein MAKQYARTTDKATGRPIRLHRMVAQECLGRPLLPGEVVHHRDGNSLNNAPENLLVLPSQRYHAHLECCLRRERRGQPMLFPELLEGATTLYSGSLFENIYLGR